In Candidatus Omnitrophota bacterium, a genomic segment contains:
- a CDS encoding MFS transporter, producing MFNIIILGITSFLTDVSSEMIYPILPVFLVSTLGASPAILGLIEGIAESVASILKVFSGYWSDKLKKRKPFTIFGYANSAAGKLFLYFAGSWGLVMAGRMIERFGKGVRTSPRDALIAESTGSGKRGAAFGLHRSLDALGAVGGVILAYFFVVYYKGNVRNIFLLSLIPAFLGVAFLFLVKEKGGVKENARPKIKFQWKSLDKRLKLFLIFTFIFTLGNSSNQFLLLRAKDAGNPLPAVILLYLVYNISRVLFTYPASRLSDKIGRKKVLVLGYLMYAAVYLGFALNTSMLMFWVLFGVYGMYMGFTEGVEKALVTDISPQDLKATTMGLHATLVGIGLLPASLLAGLLWKFFGPAATFYFGGIMGLVASCGLWFILKGI from the coding sequence ATGTTTAATATCATCATCCTGGGGATTACCAGTTTCTTGACCGATGTCTCCAGCGAGATGATCTATCCGATACTTCCGGTATTTTTGGTCAGCACTTTGGGCGCAAGCCCGGCTATCCTGGGTTTGATCGAAGGTATCGCCGAGAGCGTCGCCAGCATTTTGAAAGTTTTTTCCGGGTATTGGTCGGATAAACTGAAGAAGCGCAAGCCGTTCACTATTTTCGGTTATGCCAATTCCGCGGCCGGGAAATTATTCCTGTATTTTGCCGGCAGTTGGGGCTTAGTCATGGCTGGCAGGATGATCGAACGGTTCGGTAAGGGGGTGCGTACCTCTCCGCGGGACGCGTTGATCGCCGAATCTACGGGTTCCGGAAAAAGGGGGGCGGCGTTCGGACTGCATCGCAGCCTGGACGCGTTAGGCGCGGTAGGCGGGGTTATCCTGGCATATTTTTTCGTGGTGTATTATAAAGGGAATGTCCGTAATATATTCCTGCTTTCTTTGATACCGGCTTTCCTGGGCGTCGCGTTTTTATTCCTGGTAAAGGAAAAAGGCGGGGTAAAAGAGAACGCCAGGCCGAAGATAAAATTCCAGTGGAAAAGTTTGGATAAAAGGTTAAAACTTTTTCTGATATTTACTTTTATATTTACTCTGGGCAATTCTTCCAATCAGTTCCTTTTACTTAGAGCCAAAGACGCGGGCAATCCCTTGCCCGCGGTGATCCTGCTTTACCTTGTTTACAATATCTCCCGTGTGCTTTTTACTTATCCTGCTTCCCGGCTTTCCGATAAGATCGGCCGCAAGAAGGTGCTGGTCCTGGGTTACCTGATGTACGCGGCGGTTTATCTGGGGTTTGCTTTGAATACGTCTATGCTGATGTTCTGGGTGCTTTTCGGCGTTTACGGGATGTATATGGGATTTACAGAGGGCGTGGAGAAAGCCCTGGTAACGGATATATCTCCGCAGGACCTTAAAGCCACTACTATGGGCCTGCACGCGACATTGGTGGGGATCGGGCTTTTGCCGGCTTCTTTATTGGCCGGGCTTCTTTGGAAATTCTTTGGGCCCGCGGCGACGTTTTATTTCGGCGGGATCATGGGGCTGGTAGCCAGCTGCGGGCTGTGGTTCATCTTGAAGGGTATTTAA
- the lnt gene encoding apolipoprotein N-acyltransferase, translating to MLRRLEKQLVYRPVIKRFVFNPFVLSSFSAILLCLPFFNGIFWLVSWFGFIPLFVAIDGKAPVKAFLIAYAGGIIFWLATVYWLAYVTGLGLALMLLYLALYQGVFGAACAYFFSKHRNSAILLVPGFWVILEYLRSDLLTGFGWALTGYSQCLNLPIIQIADITGVWGVSFLILTANVAIYAVCVKRASAGSERLPVSARIKGLSVPILCLIAAFAYGFYKLNRGPQPLNINSFKVAIIQGNIPQELKWSSGTKDFIINKYLDITRKAVRDNPDVVVWPEAALPVILEADPVYYEIVRQFCRENSLPLLLGAVTLRGNSYYNSAVLTSRQGILEQRYDKLHLVPFGEYIPLRKVLPFLDTIVPIGEISFGREYTLFDIAGANKAKSKFGVLICFEDVFPELSRNFVRAGAGFLVNITNDAWYMHTPASFQHSLCAVFRAVENRVPVARCANTGISEFIAPKGKAFNVIRDGRGRNIFIDGHKTALLSTGGYGLTFYTRYGDIFILILAGLLGAVVLRNRRKNV from the coding sequence ATGCTGCGGCGCTTAGAAAAACAGCTGGTTTATCGGCCGGTGATAAAAAGATTTGTCTTTAATCCTTTTGTTCTGTCTTCTTTTTCCGCAATACTGCTTTGCCTGCCATTTTTTAACGGGATATTCTGGCTCGTCTCCTGGTTCGGTTTTATTCCTTTATTTGTTGCGATAGACGGGAAAGCCCCGGTTAAGGCTTTTTTGATCGCCTATGCCGGCGGGATTATTTTCTGGCTGGCGACCGTTTACTGGCTGGCTTATGTAACCGGGCTTGGCCTTGCGCTTATGCTTTTGTACCTGGCTTTATACCAGGGGGTATTCGGAGCCGCCTGCGCGTATTTCTTTTCTAAACATCGGAATTCGGCAATACTTCTGGTCCCTGGTTTCTGGGTGATTTTGGAATACCTGCGCAGCGACCTTTTGACCGGGTTCGGCTGGGCATTGACCGGGTACAGCCAATGCTTAAACCTGCCGATCATCCAGATCGCGGATATTACCGGGGTATGGGGCGTTTCATTCCTGATATTGACGGCGAACGTCGCTATTTACGCGGTATGCGTTAAGCGGGCGTCTGCCGGAAGCGAGCGGCTGCCGGTTAGCGCGAGGATCAAGGGATTATCTGTTCCGATATTATGCCTGATAGCCGCATTCGCGTACGGTTTCTACAAATTAAACCGCGGCCCCCAGCCGTTAAATATTAACTCATTTAAGGTCGCGATCATCCAAGGCAACATTCCCCAGGAATTGAAATGGAGCAGTGGCACCAAGGATTTCATAATCAATAAATACCTGGATATCACCCGTAAGGCAGTCCGGGACAATCCCGACGTAGTTGTCTGGCCGGAAGCGGCTTTGCCGGTGATATTGGAAGCAGACCCGGTTTATTATGAGATAGTCCGGCAGTTCTGCCGCGAAAACAGCCTGCCGCTGCTTTTAGGCGCGGTAACTCTCCGGGGCAATTCTTATTATAACAGCGCTGTCTTGACCTCCCGGCAAGGCATATTGGAACAGAGGTATGATAAACTGCATCTTGTGCCGTTCGGCGAATACATCCCTTTACGCAAAGTCCTGCCGTTCTTGGATACGATAGTGCCCATCGGCGAGATATCTTTCGGGAGGGAATATACCTTGTTTGACATCGCCGGCGCGAACAAAGCAAAAAGCAAATTCGGGGTATTGATTTGTTTTGAGGATGTTTTCCCGGAATTATCCCGTAATTTTGTCCGCGCGGGCGCCGGTTTCCTGGTGAATATTACTAATGACGCCTGGTATATGCATACACCCGCTTCCTTTCAGCACAGCCTTTGCGCTGTGTTCCGGGCAGTAGAGAACAGGGTGCCTGTGGCGCGCTGCGCGAACACCGGGATATCCGAATTTATTGCGCCAAAAGGGAAGGCATTTAATGTTATCCGGGATGGCCGGGGAAGAAATATCTTCATTGATGGCCATAAAACCGCGCTTTTATCGACAGGGGGTTATGGTTTGACTTTTTATACGCGTTACGGCGATATCTTTATCCTGATCCTGGCGGGTTTATTGGGAGCGGTGGTATTAAGAAACAGGAGGAAGAATGTTTAA